The following is a genomic window from Clostridia bacterium.
AAAACAGCATAAGCCATTACAGGAAACAAAACTACCACAGGCAAAATAGGATTTGGCATTTTGTTAGACAAAGCCTTTGCCATTTCTGCGCCCGCCATTATCATAAGAGTTACCACCATTAAATCGAAAAACAGCGGATGTATTTCTCTTAACAAAAACGCTGCTGCAAGAACAATTAATATAAAAGCTCCTGTAAAAATTCTCTTTTTCATCTTATTTTATATCCCCAAATTTTCTATGTCTATTTTTATAACTTTTTAATGCTGCATCAAGCGTCTTTTTTGAAAAATCAGGCCATAAAGTTTTTGTGAAATAAAACTCGCTGTAAGCGCACTGATACAACATAAAATTGCTTATCCTTTGTTCGCCGCTTGTGCGGATAATAAGGTCAGGATCAGGAATACCAGCAGTATATAGATATTTTTCAAATATCTCTTGGTCAATTTCCTTATGTCCATCTGCGATTGCTTTGTTAGCGGCTCTTATAATCTCATCTCTGCCGCCGTAATTAAAAGCAATGCTTAATACTCTATCGTTAAAATCAGCAGTATCCTTTAATGCTTTTTCTACTTTTTGCTTTGTAGATTCCTTCAAAACACTTATGTCGCCCATTATATTTAGACGTATTTTTTTCTCAATCAATTCGGGCAGACATTCATCCATATATTCATCAAGAAGCTGCATTATGGATTCTACTTCTTCTTTTGGCCTTTTGAAATTTTCTTTGGAAAACGCATAAATGGACATATATTTTATGCCCAATTCAAAAACATATTCAAATGTTCTTTTTAATGCCTTTATGCCGTATTTATGCCCGACAGAACGTTGTAAGCCTTTGGCTAATGCCCAACGGCCATTGCCGTCCATTATAAAAGCAACATGTTGCGGAACGCTTTCATTCATTGCTTTTTCCTAATATCGTTTTCAAAATATGCGGTAGTCAAGGTAACATTATTACCTGAAATGCTATATCTTATTACTCTTTCTACAATACCTTCTCCGCAAGCAGAGTTAATACGGATAACATTATATGTTAATCCGTATGACTCTATAATCTTAATAGCATCAGCTATTGATTTTGCGGTTAAGTCTGTCAAGTTTATACTTCCAATATTTCTTTTTCTTTATCAGCTAAAATCTTTTCCAGAGAAGCCACATATTTATCAGTTATTTTTTGGACTTCTTTTTCTTGAGTGGCTAATTCATCTTCTGTCATGCCTGCATCTTTTTTAAGCTTTTTGAAGGTTTCAAGCACGTCTCTGCGTTCGTTACGAATAGTTACCTTAAACTCTTCGCCTATTTTTTTGACGTTTTTTACCAATTCTTTACGGCGTTCCTCTGTAAGCTGAGGGAAAACCAATCTGATTACTTTTCCGTCATCGGTAGGAGTAATACCTAAATCTGACGCCATTATTGCTTTGGTAACGTTCTTTATTGCAGAAACATCCCAAAGTGTAATTGTAATCATTCTTGCTTCAGGAACACTTATATTAGCCATTTGATTTAAAGGAGTAGGTGTTCCGTAATAATCAACCATAATCTTATCCAAAAGATGGGGATTGGCACGTCCTGCTCTTATTTTATTCATTTCGTTTTTAAAGCTATCTAATACTTTTTCTAATCTAGTCTCAAATTTTTGTAAATTATCTTTTATTACTTGAACATCGGCTGTCATATTAACAAACCCCCTGATTTTATTATTCTATTAATGTTCCTATATTTTCGCCTAAAGCAGCTTTTACAATACCTCTTTCTTCTGACAAAGCAAAAGCAATGATAGGTATTTTGTTT
Proteins encoded in this region:
- the uppS gene encoding polyprenyl diphosphate synthase, whose protein sequence is MNESVPQHVAFIMDGNGRWALAKGLQRSVGHKYGIKALKRTFEYVFELGIKYMSIYAFSKENFKRPKEEVESIMQLLDEYMDECLPELIEKKIRLNIMGDISVLKESTKQKVEKALKDTADFNDRVLSIAFNYGGRDEIIRAANKAIADGHKEIDQEIFEKYLYTAGIPDPDLIIRTSGEQRISNFMLYQCAYSEFYFTKTLWPDFSKKTLDAALKSYKNRHRKFGDIK
- the frr gene encoding ribosome recycling factor, translating into MKDNLQKFETRLEKVLDSFKNEMNKIRAGRANPHLLDKIMVDYYGTPTPLNQMANISVPEARMITITLWDVSAIKNVTKAIMASDLGITPTDDGKVIRLVFPQLTEERRKELVKNVKKIGEEFKVTIRNERRDVLETFKKLKKDAGMTEDELATQEKEVQKITDKYVASLEKILADKEKEILEV